The Malassezia restricta chromosome I, complete sequence genome contains the following window.
GACTGGCACGCCCGTCTTTGTGCACCAAGGCGACTGGATCGCTGGCAAAGGTTGTGGTCGCGTCACGATCGCACATCCGGCCCTAGGCCTCGTGGATGTGCACACGGCGCACTTTACGGCGCTCGGCAGTCAGATGGGCCCAGAAATTCAGCGCGCATTCCGCACGACGGAGGCATATGAACTTGCGCAGCGGTGTGCAGCAAGCGCTCATGCAGGACGGCATGTACTATGCACCGGCGACTTTAACTCGCTGCCGACCTCGTTGTGCATGTCACTGCTGTACAGCGTAGGCGGAATGCATGACGCACTTACGCATCTGCGTTCGGGCGACGGACAGGCGGATATCACCTGCGACAGCCCTCGCAACACGTGGACGCACGGCAAAAAGTTGGAGCCATGGGCTGTGCAGCAGGGCGGAAAACGCCTAGACTATATCTTGTACCGCGGCCCATCCAGTCTGCCGAACCGCCTGACGTGCACCTCGCACAAGGTCACCTTTACGGAACTCATGCCTGACTTGCATGTATCATACTCAGACCACTTTGGCATCGTGGCCACTTTTGACATTCAAGCAGAGGGCAGTGCTCCACGCGGCGCCAAGTGCGAATCACGcatcgatgtgctgcagcggGCTCTATTGCCCTTGCGTGAGGCcctgcgcggcgctgtgACTATGCAGAAACGACACCTTGCCGTGTTTCTTACATTGCTTGGACTGGACGCGATCCTCGTGGCCGCCTTGGCATGTGTAGATGCACGACATCGAAGCACCGCATCGACGGTCTTTGTGTCGCTTCTCATGGTGGCGGCCACCTGGGCAGGTACCACAGCCCTATACAGTGGCGTCGTGTGGGGCGAATGGCACAAGCGTGCATTACGTGCATTTATCGACGAGATCGAAACAGAAGCAGGTATAGATAAATGGTATCATTAGAGACTACAGATCAGAGAGTTTCCATTTACTTGCAGCAGCCCTCGGGCTTACCCGACGAGCAGCATGGGCCGGACGACTCAGACGAGCACTTGCAGGGCTCACACTTGCACGAGCATTTATCCGACGTACAGCAGCCACAGTTATTGGCGCATTGGCAGGCACTGTTCGAAGAGGGCTTGGGGCAAGGGCAAACCATATTGGAAAATACAGAAAGGATGTGAGTCAAGCTCCCTTGTCCTTGGCCCGGTATTTATACTTTAGGGGGTCAAAAAGAAATTCCCACCGCAATGAACCAAAGCGTGTGTGCGGTCATTTTGCTCCAATCGTTGAATAGGACGTGTCGCACGAGCGTCTTGAAACAGTATGAGGAAAAAAAAAAGCCAATCACCTTGGCATTTGGGTCACTTGTTCTTTGCGTGAATTTTGCCAAGACGTGTTGGCCAATGTGATTATAGCATTATTATGTAATTTCATTTACTCCATAGGAGGGCTGGCCAGGCTACTCACGCAAACGAATGCCCGCGGGTACGCATAAAAGCATCGAAAACAATAATCAAGGTCTAGCTACATATAGCTACTCATAGACTTACTTCGAGCTGCATTTGCACATGCTACCACCTTAGCAACAGCCCGCAGGATCGCAGCTCTTACCGCTCTCATCCTGGCAGCatacgacgaggcggcagctcttACCGTCCTTGTCCTTGCAGCAGTCCTCTGGGCGGCAGCTCTTACCGCTCTCATCCTGGCAGCatacgacgaggcggcagctcttgccATTCTTGTCCTTGCAGCAATCCGATGGAAGGCAACTCTTGCCATCTTCGCCCTGGCAgcagacgacgaggcggcagctcttgccATTCTTGTCCTTGCAGCAGTCCTCCGGTCGGCAGATCTTGCCATCTTCGTCTTGGCAGCAGACGACAAGGCGGCAGCTCTTACCGTCCTTGTCCTTGCAGCAGTCCTCCGGTCGGCAGCTCTTGCCATCTTCGCCCTGGCAgcagacgacgaggcggcagctcttACCGTCCTTGTCCTTACAGCAGTCCTCTGggcggcagctcttgccATCTTCGTCTTGGCAACATACGACTAGACGGCAACTCTTGCCATTCTTGTCTTTGCAGCAGTCCTCTGGGCGGCAACTCTTACCGCTCTCATCCTGGCAGCatacgacgaggcggcagctcttACCGTCCTTGTCCTTGCAGCAATCCGCTGGAAGGCAGCTCTTACCGCTCTCATCCTGGCAGCatacgacgaggcggcagctcttgccATTCTTGTCCTTGCAGCAGTCCTCCGGTCGGCAGCTCTTGCCATCTTCGTCTTGGCAGCAGACGACAAGGCGGCAGCTCTTACCGTCCTTGTCCTTGCAGCAGTCCTCCGGTCGGCAGATCTTGCCATCTTCGTCTTGGCAGCAGACGACAAGGCGGCAGCTCTTACCGTCCTTGTCCTTACAGCAATCCGATGGAAGGCAACTCTTGCCATCTTCGTCCTGGCAGCAGACGACTAGACGGCAGCTCTTACCGTCCTTGTCCTTGCAGCAGTCCTCTGggcggcagctcttgccATCTTCGTCTTGGCAACATACGACTAGACGGCAACTCTTGCCATTCTTGTCTTTGCAGCAGTCCTCTGGGCGGCAACTCTTACCGCTCTCATCCTGGCAGCatacgacgaggcggcagctcttgccATTCTTGTCCTTGCAGCAATCCGATGGAAGGCAACTCTTGCCATCTTCGCCCTGGCAgcagacgacgaggcggcagctcttgccATTCTTGTCCTTGCAGCAGTCCTCCGGTCGGCAGCTCTTGCCATCTTCGTCCTGGCAGCAGACGACTAGACGGCAACTCTTACCGTCTTTGTCCTTGCAGCAAGCATTCATTTGTGCAGGATAAGGGCATTTGCTCGTGGATGGCACGCAATAGCATTCATTGTCGTCCTGGCAGCAGTCTATCTTGTCCGATGGACAGACACAGCTCGCAGGCACAGGGCGGCAGTCGCACGACTGTTCACTCTTGCAGCAATTGGTCTTGGATGGTGGACAAGCGCAGTTATTCATCATAGTAGAGTATAATGGTAGATGCAAAGTACGGCAAAGGGGCGCAGTCTTTATAGCTTAGCAGCATCCCGTCGTGTGGCAAATGCGCGGTTTTTGCCTCCAATCATGACATCGGTCAGAAAAAACGAAGTCAAAAAGAATTGAGGGAATTTTGCTATTCGCCAATGACATAAGCGCCGAGCGACATACATAGTTTACATACGAATTATTTTCTCATGTGTCACGAACGATGCCATGAATCCATGTGGATACAGCCGATGAAAACCAGCCAGTCTGAGCAAGAATCGGGACGAGGATCGCCAAGAGCATCGCCGGAATCCAGAACCAAACCAGCATACGATCATCATAAACACCCTGGCGAGTGCGGAGGACTGTTTCCGCCCCTGCACCTTGCTGGTCCTTGGGCTCATCCATGCTGTCCCACCGACGCTGTCGCGCGAGGCGAGCATTGCGTCGGCCCCTTCGGAGGAGCTTGAGCTCGCGTTCGAGGTTTCCATCCATGACCGAGGAATTTTGTGTCTGTGCATTCTCCAAAGCAGAAGGAAAGCTGATAAGCTTTTCGCCGTCAATGTACTTGGACGATCCAGGCTCCCCGTGCTGCGTTGTAGCCTCGTCATacgtcggcggcggtgAATGAATCGGCCCAGGCGACTTGACCTCTGAGTCCCATGGCGCTTTCGGGGTGCTTGTAGGTGATTTGGGCTGGAATGATGGTGCAGAATCTAAGACACGTTTGTCCTCTTCAGATTCTTCCGTATGGTGAATGTGATTGACCGGACCTGCTGTGCGGGCCACGTCGGCAAATGTGATCCATTCCTCCTCTGTCTCTGAgtcgtcatcctcatcTGACGTCTCGTCGCCGTAATCAGCATAGCTTGGATCATGATCCTCTCCGGCTGAATCAGCCAACATGCATTCAACGTCAATTTTCTCTGAACGATGCGCCACTTCGATCGGGATAAGGCCTTCGTTGTTTGCATCATAGATATCCGCGCCATGCTGGAGAAGCAACTTGGTCACTTCCATCCAGCCATGCAAAGCAGCAAAATGCAGGGCCGTGTAGCCATTTGCATCACGGGCATGAATGGGGCATCCACGGCGAAGCAAATCCAGGACAAGGCGATGAAAGTTGTGTATCACAGCGAGATGCAAGAGGGTGTGGCCATTTCTATTACATGCATGGATGGGATTGCATGGAGGTCGCTGCTGATCCGGTAGGTCATTGAGATCAACGTCTAGCAGCTTCAAAAGGCCCAACAAAGAGTCTTGCACACTTGGGATACGCGAGTCTGGCGTGAGACGCAAGCACGAAGACAGTAGGTCGATAGGGTGTTGCGTCTTTGAAGACTGAGTCGGGACCGTCGAAGCGGAGCCTGCCGCATCCGAGCCGCCTTGGCAAGTCGAGACGATTCGCATGGCAATGTCGCGCGCTGAAGCCACTTGCCCCGTCATTTGCATTCCGACGACCTGGAGAGCCAGCTCCATGAGGGCGCGGTCTGTCGTGTCGATGTACGTGAAGATTTGAATAGGATGTCCACTCTGCAGCTCGATTAAAGACGAAGTTGCTGAATCTTGAATTCGCACAATCACTGGGCCTGGGCGGAAGCTGGGCGGCAGGATACACACAAGCGTCGTAGGCGACCACACACGTGTTGATGTGCTTGGCATGTCACCAAACACACATTGAAGTCCCTCGCGGAAATTCGCGCCCAGGATGGTGATTTCCACTCCGCCTGTGGTAGGGCCTTCGACAGGCACGAGTTTGGTGATGCGCGGCACCGGTCCACTCATATCCAGGTCGTCTGAGGGCAAAGTTAGCGGTGGGAATAAATTGGAAGGGGCCGTTACTTGCAGCGGACTTGGTACCGTAGTGTCATGCATCAATGGTATGCTGGATACCGGCTCATCGGCCGATGGCGGCGACATGCTATTGACCCATGACATGCTGATATGGTCATTCAGAGGGAATGACAAGTGTGAAGATGCCGAATCCATGTGCATGACAGGCGATGGTGAAGGAAGGAAGGCTGAAGGCTGCGGCGTTTCGCGTACGGAAGAGCGCCGGAGACGCTCATCATAAGGCTtggctcgctcgcgcaGACGCGGAGGGGAGAATGTCTCATCTTGTATACCAGAGCGCAGACGTGCTTCAGCCATACGAGACATGCTCACTGAATTCGACATGGACTTGTGATCGTCCATGATCATAATAGGCGGCGTGCTACCCGTCGCAATAAAGTCGCCCTTGTGGTTGCGCAGTGTGAAAACAATGTGGAAACCAACCTTTTCGCGATGATGGCGGCAGTAGCACGTAATACGTGTTGACAAGATGACTTCGCCATCATGAAAGTCGATATAATCGCCACAGTTAAAAAGGACGGCATGCTTacgctcctcttcctcgagACGAGTTACGGCGAGGGACAAGGCGtccggcgcatgtgggTTAATGCCCATCGCAGTCATCTCCTCCTCGGTAGGGTAAGCATTCAGCACGGCGGCACGACTCTTTTTGCGATGTGCTCGCTTacgctcgcgctcacgGCAGCTATCACACACATACACACGTGCATGAGGCGGCGTCGCATTGATGACATCGGCTTCAAGCATGAGAGTCGACTCAGGTGGGACGCATGTTTTTTGGTGCttgcgcgacttgcgctTGGTGCCACTCAGAGGCGGTACTTTGATGTGCGTGAATGAGCCTATGCGCTCGTATTCAACATGGCCGTCAGTTTGTTGGACGGGATGCACaagctcgatgcgcatACGAATTTGCGTTTCGACAcgcgacttggcgccgGCTGCTGGCAATCCATTGACAAGGATCTTCATGTCTGATGGTAGGTTCTCGCGGTCGGGCCAAATGGCTCGAGTCGACATGAGCGAGAGTGAGGTGGTATCTGTTGCCGATGACGGCATATGAGGTGGCGATTGAACCAGCAACCGCTTATCGTTCTTCTCGATCATGGCAGGAGCAATGCTATTCGTGTCAGAGGTATGATGTGGTGAGCTCGAGAacgacgacatgggctTCATGGCGGTCGCATGATTCGAAAAGGGCGCATCAGAGCTCGTCATAGGCTGTAGGGAAGAATGGTCGGGCGACATCAATTTTTCGTCATGCACCTCGGTATGTGTTGTCGAGAGTGCTGTTTCCATGGGCAAAGCGGTGACGTGCTCCCGAATCTGGGATGGTGGAAATTGCTCGGCATCGTATGCCTCTTTGTGATTGGGGTGAGGTGCACTTAAATGTTGTGCCACACCCGTCATTTTGAGCTCGTCCGACACCTTGGGTACGAatgcagcgcaaggtgTGTTGGCAGGCCAATCGCAGTAGAGGGCGTCGTTAGCAGTGCCTCCTACAGCTGCGTTGATACTTTTTGAGCGAAAGTCGTGCACTTGTTCAATGGCAGAAAGACACGCCGGGTCCTCGTTGTCAAGATAGGATTCGGGCGAGCTTTCTGACGTGAGACTGGGTGGCGTTGTGATACTGCTACTGTCTGTGAAACGAGCGGAAGCACGATCTTGTGGTGCTGTAAACGTAGGAAATACTGTGCCGTAGTTTCCAGAGTGGCCAAGGTCTTCCATCGTTCAAAGCATGAGAAAACGACTTTTCGTGCCCTACGATGAGCCGTTTTGCACGCGTTATCACAGTAGATCTGGTGACGGCTTTGCCCACTGTAGCGGAGAATCGAAAAATCCAATCATTGGGGTTAGCTATGCACCCGATCATATGCGGACATGCATATCCCCAACGATTGACGCTCAACGGCTGAGAGCGTCTGTCGGCCGAAAGTGTCGAGGCCGCGGTCCAGTTCCGAACAGACATGCGGGCAGAGAGTCAGCATGACAAAAAGATAGTTCGTACATGACCAATGGTGGCATAAGCGTTACGCATGGGCGAGTCCCCCCGAATTCAATGATTTCCACAAGATCGCCTGGTGAGATCTATTTCTGACTAAAGTGTGCAGGCGTCGAACTAGGAGACAAAGATCGAGACAATGAACGCGGATGTGGTGCACCCTGAAACTCTAGCCATCCGTAAGCAGACATGAAAATAGCGCGCCCGCTTAATTACAGCACGTGTTTGGTGAAATGGGGGAGTATGATCTACAAATTCTGCAGTGGGGTGCTCTATTCTGCAGATCAATTTGGCGCTCCAGCTTTTTTTCAGGGTGTGAACTCAGCAGATTCGAGGGTGTTCATTATCTACTCTGTACTGAGAGTCGTGCAGACTGAAAAAAGAGCATTGTCTATAAATACCGTAGTTTAGTCTCCCCATTTCCCCCACCGACTTCGTCAAGGAATTCTCTCACCTGTCGCATCCACCTCAAGACATCAACACCACTTTGATACCATGCGTTCAGCCTTTATTGCATCGATCTTTGCCCTGGCCGCCTCGACTGTGCTTGCGGCCCCTGCTAAGCGCGAGTTTCACAACCGTGCGGCCAAGCTCTCGTGGTACGCTGGTTATATGATGGACGAACCTTACTGTGGTGGCGCTCCTCCTTCGGATGACGACATGGTGGTGGCTACGAGCTTCGACATGCCATACAAGTGTGGCGACAAGCTCACGTTTGAGTACTACGGCAACCACGCCACCGTTACGGTGCGCGACCGGTGCGAGACTTGCCACGGCGAGTGGTTTGACCTGAGTAAGGGCGCCTTTGCCGCTCTCACGGATCTCGAAGTGGGTGTCCTCGAGAACGTGGACTACTGGAGCCACTAATTGGGTGCTCCAAAAAATAAAATGAACAATACGTTGATGTGGATGACGCAGGACGTCTGTGCTCGTTGTCTCCGTGAGTACGAGCCAAAAAAGCGCGTTTTGTTTTTTCGCAATCGTTATGATCAAGGGAATTAGTTATGGGAATCAAGTCAAGGTTTATGCATGTCCGTCCGTTACCTCGTAGTGTTATGTCTATGATAGAAATGGAATGGTGATACGAAGAATTTGAGTGAGTGTTGCACGTGACAATGTTGAGCAGGGGGTGTGACGCGTGGGCCGTAGGTGTTGCTGTGGACTATGGAGCGGGACGAGGAAGCCGTTCACCGGATGCCTGTGGCAACGGGCCCGAGCATCGTGACTGGTGCTCACGAGGTGCCTGTCATGGCGAGTGGTATTCCGAGCACAGACGCGTCTGAGCCTGAGGTGCCACCCGAGACGTTGGCccgcacggcctcggtCAGCGCAGATGCAGGACACGATGTGGCGATAGGCCTTGCTCAGCCTAACCGACTGCAGCTTATTGACGAGGACCAGCACTTTTCGGGTGCTTTGTTCCACGACCACCTGAGCCAATGGGGTATGTTGGAGGCCGGCTTTGG
Protein-coding sequences here:
- a CDS encoding phospholipase C, whose translation is MEVLTLNCWGLKYLSKAREQRLRAIADRIADTHHDIVTLQEIWVESQDWQYMRAVCADRYPHGRFFLTGAFGSGLAVLSRHPIVSMDTHMFRLTGTPVFVHQGDWIAGKGCGRVTIAHPALGLVDVHTAHFTALGSQMGPEIQRAFRTTEAYELAQRCAASAHAGRHVLCTGDFNSLPTSLCMSLLYSVGGMHDALTHLRSGDGQADITCDSPRNTWTHGKKLEPWAVQQGGKRLDYILYRGPSSLPNRLTCTSHKVTFTELMPDLHVSYSDHFGIVATFDIQAEGSAPRGAKCESRIDVLQRALLPLREALRGAVTMQKRHLAVFLTLLGLDAILVAALACVDARHRSTASTVFVSLLMVAATWAGTTALYSGVVWGEWHKRALRAFIDEIETEAGIDKWYH
- a CDS encoding IPT/TIG domain protein produces the protein MEDLGHSGNYGTVFPTFTAPQDRASARFTDSSSITTPPSLTSESSPESYLDNEDPACLSAIEQVHDFRSKSINAAVGGTANDALYCDWPANTPCAAFVPKVSDELKMTGVAQHLSAPHPNHKEAYDAEQFPPSQIREHVTALPMETALSTTHTEVHDEKLMSPDHSSLQPMTSSDAPFSNHATAMKPMSSFSSSPHHTSDTNSIAPAMIEKNDKRLLVQSPPHMPSSATDTTSLSLMSTRAIWPDRENLPSDMKILVNGLPAAGAKSRVETQIRMRIELVHPVQQTDGHVEYERIGSFTHIKVPPLSGTKRKSRKHQKTCVPPESTLMLEADVINATPPHARVYVCDSCRERERKRAHRKKSRAAVLNAYPTEEEMTAMGINPHAPDALSLAVTRLEEEERKHAVLFNCGDYIDFHDGEVILSTRITCYCRHHREKVGFHIVFTLRNHKGDFIATGSTPPIMIMDDHKSMSNSVSMSRMAEARLRSGIQDETFSPPRLRERAKPYDERLRRSSVRETPQPSAFLPSPSPVMHMDSASSHLSFPLNDHISMSWVNSMSPPSADEPVSSIPLMHDTTVPSPLQVTAPSNLFPPLTLPSDDLDMSGPVPRITKLVPVEGPTTGGVEITILGANFREGLQCVFGDMPSTSTRVWSPTTLVCILPPSFRPGPVIVRIQDSATSSLIELQSGHPIQIFTYIDTTDRALMELALQVVGMQMTGQVASARDIAMRIVSTCQGGSDAAGSASTVPTQSSKTQHPIDLLSSCLRLTPDSRIPSVQDSLLGLLKLLDVDLNDLPDQQRPPCNPIHACNRNGHTLLHLAVIHNFHRLVLDLLRRGCPIHARDANGYTALHFAALHGWMEVTKLLLQHGADIYDANNEGLIPIEVAHRSEKIDVECMLADSAGEDHDPSYADYGDETSDEDDDSETEEEWITFADVARTAGPVNHIHHTEESEEDKRVLDSAPSFQPKSPTSTPKAPWDSEVKSPGPIHSPPPTYDEATTQHGEPGSSKYIDGEKLISFPSALENAQTQNSSVMDGNLERELKLLRRGRRNARLARQRRWDSMDEPKDQQGAGAETVLRTRQGVYDDRMLVWFWIPAMLLAILVPILAQTGWFSSAVSTWIHGIVRDT